In the genome of Triticum urartu cultivar G1812 chromosome 5, Tu2.1, whole genome shotgun sequence, one region contains:
- the LOC125511665 gene encoding 7-deoxyloganetin glucosyltransferase-like encodes MEMKKPHAVIVPLPTQGHVTPMLKLAKLLHCKGFHITFVNTEYNHRRLVRSRGDAAVEGLPDFRFATIPDGLPPSDADATQDIPSLCYSTMTTCLPPLKRLLGELNRVGPPVTCVVADNVMSFSVDAAAEIGVPCVLFWTASACGYIGYRNFRFLMQEGIAPLKDEAQLSNGYLDTPVAQAPGMSRHMRLRDFPSFICTTDRDDVMLNFLLHHSEQAGRAAAVIVNTLDELEQPALDAMRAMLPRVYTIGPLNLLADKGEAGPLARIRASLWREDRSCLEWLDGREPRSVVYVNFGSITTMSSEELVEFAWGLANCGHPFLWIVRNDLLAKGAAVRLPPEFLEATKGRCLLASWCEQEAVLRHQAVGVFLTHSGWNSALVSISAGVPMLCWPFFAEQQTNARYACVEWGVGMEVGDDVRRDEVEARIREVMGGEGAGREMKRRAAEWEEMCVRATAQPGGRSMANLDSLIKDVLLTATPTN; translated from the exons ATGGAGATGAAGAAGCCTCACGCGGTGATCGTGCCGTTGCCGACGCAGGGGCACGTCACGCCCATGCTGAAGCTGGCCAAGCTTCTTCACTGCAAGGGCTTCCACATCACCTTCGTCAACACCGAGTATAACCACCGGCGCCTGGTCCGCTCCCGCGGCGACGCAGCCGTGGAGGGCCTCCCGGACTTCCGCTTCGCCACCATCCCCGACGGCCTGCCGCCATCGGACGCGGATGCCACGCAGGACATACCCTCCCTGTGCTACTCCACGATGACCACCTGCCTTCCCCCCTTGAAGAGGCTGCTCGGGGAGCTCAACAGGGTTGGGCCGCCGGTGACGTGCGTGGTGGCGGACAACGTGATGAGCTTCAGCGTGGACGCGGCGGCGGAGATCGGGGTGCCGTGCGTCCTCTTCTGGACCGCCAGCGCCTGCGGCTACATTGGCTACCGCAACTTCCGGTTCCTCATGCAAGAGGGCATCGCTCCCCTCAAAG ATGAAGCGCAGCTGAGCAACGGGTACCTGGACACGCCGGTGGCGCAGGCTCCCGGgatgagccggcacatgcgcctCCGGGACTTCCCTTCCTTCATCTGCACCACCGACCGCGACGACGTGATGCTCAACTTCCTGCTGCACCACTCGGAGCAGGCGGGCCGCGCGGCCGCCGTCATCGTCAACACCCTGGACGAGCTTGAGCAGCCGGCGCTGGACGCCATGCGCGCCATGCTCCCGCGCGTCTACACCATTGGCCCGCTCAACCTCCTCGCGGACAAGGGCGAAGCCGGCCCGCTCGCCCGGATACGCGCCAGCCTCTGGAGGGAGGACCGCTCCTGCCTAGAGTGGCTCGACGGCAGGGAGCCCCGGTCGGTGGTGTACGTCAACTTCGGGAGCATCACCACCATGTCCAGCGAGGAGCTGGTGGAGTTCGCGTGGGGCCTGGCCAACTGCGGCCACCCCTTCCTGTGGATCGTGAGGAATGACCTGCTGGCCAAGGGCGCCGCCGTGCGGCTGCCTCCCGAGTTCCTGGAGGCCACCAAGGGGAGGTGCCTCCTGGCGAGCTGGTGCGAGCAGGAGGCGGTGTTGCGGCACCAGGCCGTCGGCGTCTTCCTCACCCACAGCGGGTGGAACTCGGCCCTGGTGTCCATCAGCGCCGGGGTGCCCATGCTCTGCTGGCCCTTCTTCGCCGAGCAGCAGACCAACGCCCGCTACGCGTGTGTCGAGTGGGGCGTCGGCATGGAGGTCGGCGACGACGTGCGCCGCGATGAGGTGGAGGCCAGGATAAGGGAGGTGATGGGAGGCGAGGGAGCTGGGAGGGAGATGAAGCGCAGGGCGGCCGAGTGGGAGGAGATGTGTGTCCGTGCAACCGCGCAGCCGGGTGGCAGGTCCATGGCCAACCTTGACAGCCTCATCAAGGATGTGCTGCTCACCGCAACACCAACAAACTAA
- the LOC125511664 gene encoding tyrosine N-monooxygenase-like, with amino-acid sequence MLPILLGKVGNMSLATIQTRSMTSCSGLSLATLVMMATLLLFFLKKNKNAAPQTGQLPPGPATLPFVGNMHQMIWNKPAVFRWIHRLLKEMNTDILCLRLGATHVIAVTSPEIACEVLRKNDEVFASRPITFASGSFSYGYKGSILSPHGEQWKKMRRVLASEVLAPSMEQKVQHIREEEYDHLVRYINKTSCCSSEAIVDVRHVSRHFCGDMIRRLVFGKRYFSNLPASATSGPGHDELAHVAALFTLLNHVYSFCVSDYFPALQGLDLEGHEMVSRDVMRTINRLHDPIIEDRIRERSNSIQSRAEKKEARDFLDVLVYLEDAQGQPLLSLEDIRAQTTEIMFAIIDNPSNAVEWALAEMINRPEVMQKAIDELDMVVGKERLVQESDISQLNYLKSCIREAFRMHPYHPFNPPHVAMADTTVAGYTIPKGSHVILSRFGLGRNPKIWVEPLEFRPERHLNAANVLLTEPGLRFISFSTGRRGCPGISLGTSVTMMLIARMLQGFTWTKSPGVHSIDLQESKIGLALAEPLVLRAKPRLPAHLYGPIECM; translated from the exons ATGCTTCCTATCCTACTAGGTAAAGTCGGCAACATGAGCTTAGCCACAATACAAACGCGTAGCATGACGTCTTGTTCAGGTCTAAGTCTTGCTACGCTGGTTATGATGGCCACCTTGCTGTTATTTTTcttgaagaaaaataaaaatgcgGCGCCACAGACAGGCCAACTCCCCCCTGGGCCGGCCACGCTACCCTTCGTCGGTAATATGCACCAGATGATTTGGAACAAACCGGCGGTGTTCCGGTGGATCCATCGTCTGCTCAAGGAGATGAACACAGACATCCTGTGCCTTCGTCTTGGAGCGACCCATGTCATTGCTGTGACAAGCCCGGAGATCGCATGCGAGGTATTGCGAAAGAATGATGAGGTTTTCGCCTCCCGTCCCATCACCTTTGCCTCTGGCTCATTTAGCTACGGGTACAAGGGCTCTATCTTGTCACCACACGGAGAGCAATGGAAGAAGATGAGGCGGGTCCTCGCCTCTGAGGTCCTCGCCCCGTCCATGGAGCAAAAGGTCCAGCACATCCGGGAGGAGGAGTATGACCATCTTGTAAGGTACATTAACAAAACTTCTTGCTGCAGCTCCGAGGCCATTGTCGACGTGCGGCATGTATCACGACATTTCTGTGGTGACATGATAAGGAGGCTTGTCTTCGGCAAGCGATACTTCAGCAACCTACCAGCTTCCGCGACCAGCGGTCCTGGGCATGATGAGCTGGCACATGTTGCCGCGCTTTTCACTCTCCTCAACCATGTATACAGCTTCTGTGTGTCGGACTATTTTCCTGCCCTGCAAGGCCTCGACTTGGAGGGCCATGAGATGGTTTCCAGGGATGTAATGAGAACAATCAATCGGTTGCATGATCCCATCATAGAGGACAGGATCCGTGAAAGGTCCAATTCCATTCAGAGCCGTGCTGAAAAGAAAGAGGCCAGAGACTTTTTGGACGTCCTGGTTTACCTTGAAGATGCACAAGGACAGCCATTGTTGTCCCTAGAAGATATAAGAGCACAAACAACG GAAATTATGTTTGCAATAATTGACAACCCATCCAACGCTGTTGAGTGGGCACTCGCTGAGATGATCAACAGGCCGGAGGTCATGCAAAAAGCAATTGATGAACTCGACATGGTCGTCGGTAAAGAGAGACTAGTCCAGGAGTCTGACATTTCTCAGCTAAACTATCTCAAATCATGTATCCGGGAGGCCTTCCGCATGCATCCATACCATCCTTTTAACCCACCACATGTTGCCATGGCGGACACCACGGTGGCAGGCTACACCATACCTAAGGGTAGCCATGTCATATTAAGCCGGTTCGGACTTGGTCGCAACCCCAAGATCTGGGTCGAACCACTGGAGTTTCGGCCAGAGAGGCATCTCAATGCGGCAAATGTACTTCTCACTGAACCAGGCCTACGTTTCATTTCATTTAGCACTGGGAGGAGGGGTTGTCCAGGGATCTCACTTGGTACCTCGGTAACAATGATGTTGATTGCAAGGATGCTGCAGGGATTCACTTGGACGAAGTCTCCTGGCGTTCACAGTATCGATCTCCAGGAGAGCAAAATTGGCCTTGCTCTAGCTGAACCCCTTGTTTTGCGAGCCAAACCACGTCTGCCTGCACATCTCTATGGGCCAATAGAATGTATGTAA